From a single Lewinella sp. LCG006 genomic region:
- a CDS encoding ATP-binding protein has product MSIPTEKVNYQGNPIVSVRIVSIHPSRLVVSLPDRRRGYIYKNDWSWDDSVRSEPLEFEKEKKIEAVLMRGQAGRESQRLSLRHLEDPWANAGPYERGQNVLAEIIYLRKNSIYVQLIPGVTAVIYSKDIPLLPHQLPGDKLAVGDKVRGTIIDYSRSKKRITLSLIQPLIQAEKDGPLNLKAEFEKELIHLISRSSFDHKKISSRVKYHYSKPLDRLQRILLVEDNVGDSRIVSELLTKELYAKVKVVTSSAAALKAIESGELYDLVLTDLNLHGVDNGIELATTLHHIYPNQAIALMSNNALAEFKIKDFERLYGKNLLFLEKPSTKDLAIRFIEGLRLLTNGKIKILKDSHESKDERLFSSLEQQLEQGGSRQERLKGILKDLCLISNLNRAILVKVDGLKKVVEVVSDYSTNGENLLPEHLDNLYFSAVRDIAEDRETLYISQKDDQKRLIRMHNFFPGIAFYSCYGISIPVPLSQNRYALIVLDNGSDISGMSISRIRTAGAYLSMTLEHGAMLEIVRKQQDLALQGTLMGTLLHELYNKLGPLFGFLEMGQKLQEGGKKEEFWEYVADVGPDLLRIKELTRAYTRLAKFELEFISLNTILEKVKQQLLPNAQEKGIQLVVETDPRQPKIWGIPIHLEQVLTNVVLNAIQWVDEQNYQWQTINASHGWTAAEALQNLRLVKIGVCEYPQKNICCILITDQGPGIPYHLRQRIFYPYISQHKDRQGLGLHISRDLTEAMHGKLAYVDSIRFLGSLFALFFPIVNESKDE; this is encoded by the coding sequence GGCGGGGGTATATTTATAAAAATGATTGGAGTTGGGATGATAGTGTGAGAAGTGAGCCTCTGGAATTTGAGAAAGAAAAAAAGATAGAGGCTGTGCTCATGCGCGGACAGGCCGGACGGGAAAGTCAACGACTGTCCTTGCGCCATCTAGAAGATCCGTGGGCAAATGCAGGGCCTTATGAGAGAGGACAGAACGTACTTGCTGAGATTATTTACCTGCGCAAGAATTCGATCTACGTGCAGTTGATTCCAGGGGTTACAGCCGTTATTTATTCAAAAGACATTCCTTTGTTACCCCATCAATTACCGGGGGACAAATTAGCGGTTGGGGATAAAGTACGAGGAACAATAATCGATTACTCCCGCAGTAAAAAACGTATTACCTTAAGTTTGATCCAACCTCTCATTCAAGCGGAAAAAGATGGACCACTTAATCTGAAAGCAGAATTTGAGAAGGAGTTGATTCATTTGATTTCTCGTTCTTCTTTTGATCACAAAAAAATAAGCAGCAGAGTAAAATATCACTATTCTAAACCTTTAGATCGTCTACAGCGAATTCTACTGGTGGAGGATAATGTTGGTGATAGTAGAATTGTTTCCGAATTGTTAACCAAAGAATTGTATGCCAAAGTAAAAGTAGTGACCTCTAGTGCGGCAGCGCTAAAAGCTATAGAATCGGGGGAATTGTATGATTTGGTTTTAACGGATTTGAATCTACATGGTGTAGATAACGGTATAGAATTAGCTACAACCCTGCATCATATCTATCCTAACCAAGCTATAGCATTGATGAGTAACAATGCACTCGCGGAGTTCAAAATTAAAGATTTTGAAAGGCTATATGGTAAGAACTTGTTATTTCTAGAGAAACCATCTACTAAAGATTTGGCGATTCGTTTTATTGAAGGTCTACGATTGCTGACGAACGGAAAGATTAAAATATTAAAAGATAGCCACGAAAGCAAAGATGAAAGACTATTCAGTAGTCTGGAGCAACAGTTGGAGCAAGGGGGATCACGACAAGAACGCCTCAAAGGTATACTGAAAGACTTGTGTCTGATTAGCAATTTGAATCGGGCCATCTTGGTGAAGGTAGACGGGCTGAAGAAAGTCGTAGAAGTGGTAAGTGATTATAGCACTAATGGAGAAAATTTACTGCCGGAACATTTAGATAATTTATACTTCAGTGCGGTGCGCGATATAGCAGAAGATCGAGAAACCTTGTATATCTCTCAAAAAGATGATCAAAAGCGGTTGATCAGAATGCACAACTTTTTTCCAGGTATTGCCTTTTATTCCTGTTACGGCATATCCATTCCCGTTCCTCTCTCTCAGAATCGTTATGCGCTAATAGTCCTTGACAACGGGAGTGATATATCGGGAATGTCTATCAGCCGAATCCGTACAGCAGGTGCTTATTTGAGTATGACCTTGGAACATGGAGCAATGCTGGAGATTGTACGTAAGCAGCAAGATTTGGCCTTACAAGGCACATTAATGGGAACACTTCTGCACGAACTCTACAATAAACTGGGACCTTTGTTTGGCTTTCTGGAAATGGGCCAGAAATTGCAAGAAGGTGGAAAGAAAGAAGAATTTTGGGAATATGTCGCGGATGTAGGCCCGGATTTATTACGGATCAAAGAGCTTACACGAGCCTACACTCGATTGGCAAAATTTGAACTGGAATTTATTTCGCTTAACACCATTCTAGAAAAGGTAAAACAACAGCTGCTTCCTAACGCCCAGGAAAAAGGCATTCAGCTAGTCGTCGAAACCGATCCGCGTCAGCCGAAAATATGGGGTATTCCTATTCATTTGGAACAGGTTCTGACGAATGTAGTTTTGAATGCAATTCAATGGGTAGACGAACAAAACTATCAGTGGCAGACTATCAATGCCAGTCATGGTTGGACTGCCGCAGAAGCTTTACAAAATCTCCGCTTGGTAAAGATAGGAGTATGTGAGTATCCTCAGAAAAACATTTGCTGTATTTTGATTACTGATCAAGGGCCTGGGATACCTTACCATCTACGCCAGCGAATTTTCTATCCTTATATCAGTCAGCATAAAGATAGGCAAGGACTGGGTTTACACATTAGCCGGGATTTGACGGAGGCAATGCACGGCAAGCTTGCTTACGTCGATAGTATTCGATTTCTTGGTAGTCTTTTTGCGTTGTTTTTTCCTATTGTAAATGAATCGAAAGATGAATAA
- a CDS encoding TIR domain-containing protein, translating to MRSPYISGSRINNPANFYNRTQLLDELSHQDSRAYYLKGNRRIGKSSLLMQLYLAINGMEKNQIAIFLNLDGCENEQECCSYFNDALNTAAYYKNITVFQNVFHQDDFVKFLQETLQTAKQAKLHVYLLVDEAESFLKLPKTTRSRLHRQLVNLHDNLKVVLTATSQLYRLNHVEKDSVPFLSNFTVCHIGCFDNESSIALIRQENLPQVERPIVAKEQILEILHLCGGHPYLTQLLCGNLFSEGFLRSSKATDILLDRLLSNFIEMDFNHLEPEEQKALKHFNFQSTKSAEDIPRECRNHIRELLHLGFLIEENDQYRLSNCFLSQWLEQHQDKEVEPLIVEPPTPKPKKIFLSYSKSDTEWKDKLKKQLRIYERNEQLTIWDDSLIQPGQSWSKEIEFALGEADIVLFLVSADLMATDFVMDTELPIALSRHQQGLATIIPVIMRPCQWTVSAFGELQAVPHKGNPVSTYSNEDEALNEVVTRIVGLLKT from the coding sequence ATGCGTAGTCCCTACATTAGCGGCTCTAGAATTAACAACCCCGCCAACTTTTACAACCGTACTCAACTGTTGGATGAACTAAGTCATCAAGATTCTCGCGCTTACTATCTTAAAGGGAATCGTCGCATAGGAAAATCCAGCCTGCTCATGCAGCTATATCTCGCTATCAATGGTATGGAAAAGAATCAGATTGCGATCTTTTTAAATCTTGACGGTTGTGAGAATGAACAGGAGTGCTGTAGCTATTTTAATGATGCTTTAAATACCGCAGCATACTACAAAAATATTACTGTTTTTCAGAATGTCTTTCACCAAGATGATTTCGTGAAATTTCTGCAAGAAACTCTTCAGACGGCAAAACAGGCTAAATTGCATGTTTATCTTCTGGTTGACGAGGCAGAGAGTTTTTTGAAACTACCCAAAACTACGCGGAGTCGTTTACACCGCCAGCTAGTCAATTTACACGATAATCTTAAAGTGGTTCTAACCGCGACCAGCCAGCTTTATCGCTTGAATCACGTAGAAAAAGATAGCGTTCCTTTTCTTAGTAATTTTACCGTGTGTCATATCGGTTGCTTTGACAATGAAAGCAGCATCGCACTTATCCGACAGGAAAATCTTCCTCAAGTTGAACGTCCGATAGTTGCAAAAGAACAGATTCTGGAAATCCTTCACCTTTGCGGCGGACACCCCTATCTTACCCAGTTGTTATGTGGAAACTTATTTAGCGAAGGATTCTTGAGAAGTTCTAAAGCCACTGACATTCTATTGGATCGCCTACTCTCCAACTTCATCGAGATGGACTTCAACCACCTCGAACCAGAAGAACAGAAAGCCCTCAAACACTTCAATTTTCAAAGCACAAAAAGCGCAGAAGACATCCCCCGCGAATGCCGCAACCACATCCGTGAACTTCTTCACCTTGGCTTCCTCATCGAGGAAAACGATCAATACCGCCTTTCCAACTGTTTCCTCTCCCAATGGCTCGAGCAGCACCAAGACAAAGAAGTGGAACCTCTGATCGTAGAACCACCCACTCCCAAGCCTAAAAAAATCTTCCTTTCCTATTCCAAATCCGATACCGAATGGAAGGACAAGCTAAAAAAGCAACTCCGCATCTACGAGCGTAATGAACAACTGACCATTTGGGATGATAGCCTGATTCAACCCGGGCAGTCGTGGAGTAAAGAGATTGAGTTCGCACTTGGAGAGGCGGACATTGTCCTTTTTTTAGTCAGTGCAGATCTTATGGCTACCGATTTTGTAATGGACACAGAGCTACCTATTGCTTTATCTCGCCATCAACAAGGGCTGGCAACGATTATACCTGTTATCATGCGCCCGTGCCAATGGACGGTTTCTGCCTTTGGTGAATTACAGGCTGTTCCACACAAAGGAAACCCTGTCTCCACTTATAGTAATGAAGACGAAGCACTCAATGAAGTAGTGACCAGAATAGTAGGTCTGTTGAAGACTTAA
- a CDS encoding GAF domain-containing protein, which yields MNKRPNIIIVDDDVQFVKDLQRQLKYRDVQVDHVFNAGNELLEHLTNLGKENIEYTAVLIDFVLPDVSGRELVNQLIKDYPKLDVIVMSGQDLQGSIRAYAMGAYAIMSKPIDYNELTFTLEELTHRNQIADHIAEDLRIITGFDCILVWEIVWDDYPNYRITGHVGKGADRDFVEKTRMDAVNYPRVRKMQSGNSVYYEDIATEEDFQHHREAADRNWVSLLSFPFRLEDGRLVGWIDCYKTEKFTFADAQDAAQKRGYLKRYAKIAGENIQAQRLTKQTRIIHETSQNLAGTLHEELIYKSILNKALEVTYADYGCVYRFSPGKGELSLIAKTGKEVTLADEIIPTGKGGVIGKLTKSQGSIYVKDVTKEEKGIYDPQKDRSTRHEAESGSLMAVTLRRGDRTLGVLLVKTKHPDFFIPDDLQFLTSMAAIAAVGMERQKLTHHLEEVSRRAQMATNFKDLSTYVVEAVKDLTDGTVNLWMMSKEDGEGDEFLRLVDSSMPSLLKVDERIPTAPGESVAGFAMEKGGYVLIDDLDKHTGSAFINQKVNPRDNGHSILVVPLLGKNKEKLGVLTVLHTDINKFSPDDGLLIQHFANQAALALQGQRQLEILQALARIGQELMTTLSDTKTYLQKVATLACEVSQATSVVIYPYDYKKKLFYANEYNVAAGKIKFVKSKLTVKPRQKGIAALIRTYGAVRVEEGSKEEPLRIYFGDINGAQLISEPGSAIYKQIRQFVEDSDFIRREKIQSFIGVSLVAETKKDELEEVAVIYFNYRSPRHFTQEELRVINIFCHQVANVIHRNRLFNELEEERKLIEGVHNSALTILKEQGQEKRLNKIVEEATSLLGAEGGEIYLTINGSQKDLQLVGKHNLPDEKMKLGAILRQSDGVGMALTVARTGKYLIENDYPKSKYKVPKMKSFFSAVVEVPLLLQGKVIGVLGVFDKKEKQEFTNTHVRILERLAAQAALAIYNVLLYDELDALYMAGVEISQNKGLQPMAKNILEQLKRVIDYDKASIQQINGPDQERITLAYLGRNDIDTEKEFTRPVKEDRLIWAIYKQRESKVISHTARSKEWDGEFTATKSIRSWVGIPLLIGDKVLGILMLDHNTPGYYTETDLPKLERFALQAAIGISNALLYEELNVLNLSSKALGLWDKLMSLSTEEILIKDIPVFHSSIFTNMLEVIDEVFEDENFNLSIFLAGDELDTQTYFNLSQLREFPIYERIKFISNLDSLDLLGEFIFPVLVNGKEIGKIGFSKSIPFIQSDRKILNTLVFFLQMGLQYIEIATLKVRAFKRRFNPYITGPPIRLPNEFFGRTEHTKSIINQIHNNHFLILGERRIGKTSLLYYLEHHIAEASDDKYVFYPVYMDLEGTLEKDFWYHFADTIQSISGKVHSKKGEKYEFFDFQYDLKQTLRRLKKSSPNRLLRIVILMDEIDVFRTYEDDTLSKMRKIFQESDELKVIMAGVSYTELTEDINSAWYNQLKLIRIGEIKEEQARLLITQPVAQRYTFSEAVIEAIIKKSDCKPLAIQKLCSDAVENMLKRVAELPGFSTDALEILPEDIP from the coding sequence ATGAATAAACGTCCTAACATCATTATCGTAGATGATGATGTACAATTCGTCAAGGATCTGCAACGACAATTGAAGTACCGTGATGTACAGGTCGATCACGTCTTTAATGCAGGCAATGAATTGTTGGAGCACCTCACTAATCTCGGGAAGGAGAATATAGAGTATACCGCGGTTTTAATTGACTTCGTACTCCCAGATGTTTCCGGTCGTGAGCTTGTTAATCAGCTCATTAAGGACTACCCAAAGCTAGATGTTATTGTAATGTCTGGTCAGGATCTTCAGGGAAGTATTCGAGCTTACGCGATGGGAGCCTATGCGATCATGTCTAAACCGATTGATTATAATGAATTGACTTTTACGCTGGAAGAATTAACACACCGGAACCAAATCGCAGATCACATTGCAGAGGATTTACGCATAATAACTGGTTTTGATTGTATTTTGGTATGGGAAATTGTCTGGGATGATTACCCAAACTATAGAATTACTGGTCATGTAGGGAAAGGAGCGGATAGGGATTTTGTGGAAAAAACTAGAATGGATGCAGTAAATTATCCCAGGGTTAGAAAAATGCAAAGTGGGAATTCGGTTTATTATGAAGATATAGCTACCGAAGAAGATTTTCAGCATCATAGGGAAGCTGCTGATCGGAATTGGGTGTCGCTGCTTAGTTTTCCTTTTAGGCTAGAAGACGGTAGGTTAGTAGGTTGGATTGATTGTTACAAAACGGAAAAATTCACCTTTGCAGATGCTCAAGACGCAGCTCAGAAAAGAGGCTATCTGAAGCGATACGCCAAGATCGCAGGCGAAAATATCCAAGCCCAGCGATTGACCAAGCAGACTCGAATTATTCACGAAACTAGTCAGAACCTTGCGGGTACTCTCCACGAAGAACTTATTTACAAATCTATTCTAAATAAAGCATTGGAGGTCACTTATGCTGATTATGGATGTGTGTATCGATTCTCGCCAGGAAAAGGAGAACTAAGTCTTATCGCCAAAACAGGAAAAGAGGTGACCTTAGCAGATGAAATTATTCCGACAGGGAAGGGAGGAGTAATTGGGAAGCTTACCAAAAGCCAGGGCTCTATTTACGTTAAGGACGTTACCAAAGAAGAGAAAGGGATTTATGATCCTCAAAAAGATCGTTCTACCAGGCACGAAGCAGAATCAGGCAGTTTAATGGCCGTAACACTGAGGAGAGGAGATCGCACGCTTGGAGTACTTTTGGTGAAAACTAAACACCCTGATTTCTTCATTCCAGATGACCTTCAGTTTCTAACCAGTATGGCCGCCATCGCAGCTGTAGGAATGGAGCGGCAGAAGTTGACACATCACTTAGAGGAGGTGAGTCGACGGGCACAAATGGCGACCAATTTCAAAGACCTTTCTACTTACGTGGTAGAGGCCGTGAAAGATTTGACTGATGGTACCGTAAATTTATGGATGATGAGTAAGGAGGATGGAGAGGGAGACGAGTTCCTGCGTCTTGTCGATTCTTCTATGCCGAGCTTGTTGAAAGTAGACGAACGCATTCCCACTGCTCCGGGCGAAAGTGTTGCTGGCTTTGCTATGGAAAAAGGGGGCTATGTATTGATTGATGATTTGGATAAGCATACTGGCTCAGCATTCATCAATCAAAAGGTAAATCCAAGAGATAACGGGCACTCCATTTTGGTTGTGCCGCTTTTAGGGAAGAATAAGGAAAAGCTCGGTGTGCTTACTGTATTGCATACCGATATCAATAAGTTTTCGCCGGATGACGGATTACTCATCCAGCATTTTGCCAACCAAGCAGCATTGGCTCTACAAGGACAGCGTCAACTGGAAATTCTCCAGGCATTGGCGCGTATTGGCCAAGAGTTGATGACTACCTTATCGGACACTAAAACCTATTTGCAGAAAGTGGCCACGCTGGCCTGTGAAGTAAGTCAAGCGACCTCCGTAGTAATCTACCCTTACGATTACAAAAAAAAGCTATTCTACGCCAACGAGTACAACGTAGCGGCAGGAAAGATAAAATTTGTCAAGAGTAAATTGACGGTTAAACCTCGTCAAAAAGGCATAGCAGCACTCATCCGGACATATGGAGCTGTTCGGGTCGAAGAGGGTTCAAAAGAGGAACCGTTAAGGATTTATTTTGGGGACATTAATGGTGCGCAACTCATTAGCGAACCCGGCAGTGCGATATACAAACAAATCCGCCAGTTTGTTGAGGATTCAGACTTTATTCGGCGGGAAAAAATTCAGTCTTTTATCGGAGTATCATTGGTAGCGGAAACGAAAAAAGATGAGTTAGAAGAAGTAGCGGTAATCTATTTCAATTATCGATCACCTCGTCACTTTACACAAGAAGAACTCCGGGTGATCAATATTTTTTGCCACCAGGTGGCCAACGTTATTCACCGTAACCGACTTTTTAATGAGTTAGAGGAAGAGCGCAAATTGATTGAGGGGGTACACAATTCCGCCCTGACTATCCTTAAAGAACAAGGACAAGAAAAACGGCTCAACAAGATTGTGGAAGAAGCAACCTCCTTACTGGGTGCTGAGGGAGGCGAAATCTATCTCACTATCAATGGCAGTCAGAAGGATTTGCAGTTGGTTGGGAAGCATAATCTTCCTGATGAGAAAATGAAATTGGGTGCAATTCTTCGCCAAAGTGATGGTGTAGGTATGGCGCTGACCGTAGCCAGAACGGGAAAGTATTTAATTGAAAATGATTATCCAAAATCAAAATATAAAGTTCCCAAAATGAAGTCATTCTTTTCCGCAGTCGTAGAGGTTCCTCTGTTATTGCAGGGTAAAGTGATTGGAGTACTGGGAGTATTTGATAAGAAAGAAAAACAGGAATTTACCAATACTCACGTGCGTATTTTGGAACGCCTTGCCGCTCAAGCGGCTCTGGCAATATACAATGTCCTCTTGTACGATGAATTAGATGCTTTATACATGGCAGGGGTGGAAATCTCACAAAATAAAGGTCTCCAGCCGATGGCAAAAAATATTTTGGAGCAATTGAAACGGGTTATCGATTATGACAAAGCTTCTATACAACAGATCAACGGGCCAGATCAGGAAAGAATTACGCTCGCATATTTAGGAAGAAATGATATTGATACCGAAAAAGAATTTACCCGTCCAGTAAAAGAAGACAGGCTGATCTGGGCTATCTATAAACAGCGAGAATCAAAAGTAATTAGTCATACAGCTAGGAGTAAGGAATGGGATGGGGAATTTACAGCAACTAAAAGTATTCGATCTTGGGTAGGTATTCCTCTATTGATCGGAGATAAAGTGCTGGGTATCCTAATGCTTGACCATAATACTCCGGGATATTATACCGAGACAGATTTACCCAAGCTTGAACGTTTTGCTCTTCAAGCGGCCATTGGAATAAGTAACGCCCTACTATACGAAGAATTAAATGTATTAAACCTCTCCTCCAAGGCTCTTGGGTTATGGGATAAACTAATGTCGCTTTCTACAGAAGAAATACTAATTAAAGATATACCAGTTTTTCATAGTAGTATTTTCACTAATATGCTAGAGGTAATTGACGAGGTATTTGAAGATGAAAATTTTAACCTATCGATTTTTTTAGCTGGAGATGAATTAGATACTCAAACTTATTTCAACTTATCACAATTGAGAGAATTTCCTATTTATGAGCGAATCAAGTTTATATCCAATCTAGATAGCCTTGATTTATTAGGTGAATTCATCTTTCCTGTTTTAGTCAACGGTAAAGAAATTGGTAAAATCGGTTTCTCTAAATCTATTCCTTTTATACAATCAGATAGGAAAATTTTAAATACTTTGGTGTTTTTCTTGCAAATGGGATTGCAGTATATAGAGATAGCCACTCTGAAGGTAAGAGCTTTTAAACGTCGATTTAACCCTTACATCACAGGCCCACCGATAAGGCTACCCAACGAGTTTTTTGGTAGAACAGAGCACACAAAATCCATAATAAATCAAATTCATAACAACCACTTTTTAATCTTAGGGGAGCGACGGATTGGAAAGACTTCCCTGTTGTACTATTTGGAACACCATATAGCAGAGGCTTCGGATGATAAGTATGTTTTTTATCCGGTTTATATGGATCTGGAAGGCACTCTGGAAAAAGATTTTTGGTATCATTTTGCTGATACTATCCAGAGTATTAGTGGAAAAGTTCATAGTAAAAAAGGCGAGAAATATGAATTCTTTGATTTTCAATATGATTTAAAACAAACGTTGCGGCGCCTGAAAAAATCTTCTCCTAACCGACTATTACGTATCGTAATCCTGATGGATGAAATTGATGTATTCCGTACTTATGAGGATGATACATTATCTAAAATGCGTAAGATATTTCAAGAAAGTGATGAGCTTAAAGTAATAATGGCGGGGGTCAGTTATACGGAATTGACGGAAGACATAAATAGTGCCTGGTATAATCAATTGAAATTGATAAGAATTGGAGAAATAAAGGAAGAACAGGCACGTCTCTTGATTACTCAACCGGTAGCACAGCGATACACCTTTTCAGAAGCTGTTATCGAAGCGATCATCAAAAAAAGTGATTGTAAACCTTTGGCGATTCAAAAACTATGTTCTGACGCGGTAGAGAATATGCTTAAAAGAGTGGCAGAACTCCCTGGATTTTCAACTGATGCCTTAGAGATTCTTCCCGAAGATATTCCCTGA
- a CDS encoding TIGR00730 family Rossman fold protein produces MKKWSDQIKGEDSWTMFKVVSEFVQGFETLNLVGPCVSIFGSARTKPDHPYYKLAVQIAQHLTEEGYGVITGGGPGIMEAGNKGAHLNGGKSVGLNIHLPFEQGSNPYVDHDKDINFKYFFVRKVMFVKFAQAFIALPGGFGTLDELFEVLTLVQTGKITPVPVILVGSAFWGGLKEWIKTTMLEKAGNISPKDLDLIPIVDTSEEIIQIINEFYEVRARELRPNYEL; encoded by the coding sequence ATGAAAAAGTGGAGTGACCAGATCAAAGGGGAAGATTCCTGGACCATGTTTAAAGTAGTATCCGAATTTGTCCAAGGCTTTGAAACCCTTAATCTGGTCGGGCCTTGTGTAAGTATCTTTGGCTCGGCCCGAACAAAACCCGATCATCCCTACTATAAACTTGCCGTGCAGATTGCCCAGCATCTCACCGAAGAAGGCTATGGCGTCATCACTGGTGGAGGCCCTGGTATTATGGAAGCAGGTAATAAAGGTGCCCACCTCAACGGTGGCAAATCAGTAGGGCTAAACATTCACCTCCCTTTCGAACAAGGTTCAAACCCGTATGTAGACCACGATAAAGATATCAATTTCAAGTATTTCTTTGTCAGAAAGGTGATGTTCGTAAAATTTGCGCAGGCTTTTATTGCACTACCCGGCGGCTTTGGCACCCTCGACGAACTGTTTGAAGTACTGACGCTGGTGCAAACCGGAAAGATCACCCCCGTTCCCGTCATCCTGGTCGGGTCAGCATTCTGGGGAGGCCTCAAAGAATGGATCAAAACCACCATGCTGGAAAAAGCAGGAAACATCAGCCCTAAAGATCTTGATCTCATTCCGATTGTAGACACTTCGGAGGAAATCATCCAAATCATTAACGAATTTTACGAAGTGAGAGCAAGAGAGCTGCGGCCAAATTATGAGTTGTAG
- a CDS encoding bifunctional UDP-sugar hydrolase/5'-nucleotidase has protein sequence MLKHSIFSLLLSGLLLFSCDTTSTLSNVSSTPVEFVILQLNDVYEIAPLEGGKVGGLARVAGLLRQLEAENPNTIAVMAGDFLSPSFMGTLKLDNGERIAGLQMVETLNALGLDYATFGNHEFDLKDATLLEKRIDQSQFEYMSANAYCVDGEQQRAFQQNGKPVPAFSTYTFEQNGATYNVALVGVVLPFARPPYVGYKDVEATFAEAVKAARQENDLVIGLTHLSVDGDEALAAAVPGLPLFMGGHEHENLSRYVGQTAITKADANAKTVYIHRVTYYPDSKVSRIFSELVPINEATPEDPTTAAVVDKWQAKIGDLIRQMGYDASAKLTTLSSPLIGTEAATRSSQTNYGLLTNQAIAKAWPGADVYAFNSGSLRLDDNLSGAVTAYDVLRSFPYGGPVVRMSIKGDQLAHFLDTGETTNFGEGGYLQRYQAEKKGEKWMINGNPLDASKTYVIVVPEFVAKGLEANLEFLSEYTYDKLDEFAASGEVVKNDIRDMVIWYMGGM, from the coding sequence ATGTTGAAACACTCCATTTTTAGTCTTCTCCTGAGTGGCTTATTGCTTTTCAGTTGCGACACCACCAGTACCTTATCCAACGTAAGTTCTACTCCAGTAGAGTTTGTGATCCTCCAACTCAATGACGTCTATGAAATTGCTCCTTTGGAAGGTGGCAAAGTGGGCGGTTTGGCGAGGGTGGCAGGTTTATTACGCCAACTTGAAGCCGAAAATCCTAATACCATTGCCGTCATGGCTGGTGATTTTCTCAGTCCCTCCTTCATGGGCACCCTCAAATTGGACAATGGCGAGCGGATTGCTGGTTTACAGATGGTAGAAACCCTCAACGCACTGGGCCTTGATTACGCTACTTTTGGCAATCACGAGTTCGATCTCAAGGATGCCACGCTGTTGGAGAAACGAATTGACCAGAGCCAGTTTGAGTACATGTCGGCCAATGCTTATTGTGTAGATGGTGAGCAACAAAGGGCTTTTCAACAAAACGGCAAACCGGTACCCGCCTTCAGCACTTATACCTTCGAGCAAAATGGTGCTACTTACAACGTGGCACTTGTAGGCGTTGTGCTCCCTTTTGCACGGCCGCCTTATGTGGGGTACAAAGACGTTGAAGCCACTTTTGCGGAAGCTGTAAAAGCCGCCAGACAAGAGAACGACCTCGTCATCGGACTCACCCACCTCAGTGTGGATGGAGATGAGGCCCTGGCCGCTGCAGTACCTGGCTTACCCCTGTTTATGGGTGGGCACGAACACGAAAACCTCAGTCGCTATGTTGGCCAAACGGCCATCACTAAAGCCGACGCCAACGCCAAGACCGTCTATATCCATCGCGTCACTTATTATCCAGACAGTAAGGTAAGCCGGATTTTCTCTGAACTCGTCCCTATCAACGAGGCTACGCCAGAAGACCCCACAACCGCTGCCGTGGTTGACAAATGGCAAGCTAAAATTGGAGACCTCATCCGTCAGATGGGCTATGACGCTTCCGCTAAACTTACCACACTCAGTAGCCCTCTGATCGGAACGGAAGCAGCCACCCGCTCAAGTCAGACCAACTACGGACTACTCACCAACCAAGCCATCGCCAAAGCCTGGCCAGGAGCGGATGTCTACGCCTTCAACAGCGGCTCGCTTCGGCTCGATGATAACCTCTCGGGCGCCGTTACCGCTTACGATGTCCTGCGTTCCTTCCCCTACGGCGGTCCCGTCGTGCGAATGAGCATTAAAGGAGACCAACTGGCTCACTTCCTCGACACCGGAGAAACAACTAACTTTGGAGAAGGCGGCTACCTCCAACGTTACCAAGCCGAGAAAAAGGGTGAAAAATGGATGATCAATGGCAATCCTTTAGACGCTAGTAAAACCTACGTCATCGTCGTTCCCGAGTTCGTCGCCAAAGGCCTGGAAGCCAACCTGGAATTCCTCAGTGAATACACCTACGACAAGCTGGATGAGTTTGCCGCTAGCGGCGAAGTGGTGAAGAATGATATTCGGGATATGGTGATTTGGTATATGGGGGGGATGTAG